GGCTGGGCATCGTACAACACGAGCTACTGGTTCTACGGCGGCGGCAACTCCCGGTGGCAGACGTGGAGCCAGTTTCAGGCGAGTGGATTCTACGAGGGGCGGTTTCCGCTGCGGATCGCCACCTCGCAGACGCGGTTCCGCGTCGAGCTGCGCGTCGGCACCGGCGGCGCCTCCAACAACGTGGGGTCGGGGTACGTGGGCAACGGCGCGTCGCTGACCAACGGGACCCTCACGGGCGGGCTCGCGGCGACGCTGCGCGCGCCGCTCGTCGCGGGCAGCGGCACGCATCCCGTGCCCTACGTCGGGCTGGGCATCGACTACAGCGTCCTGTGGGGATTCGGCGACAACAGCGGCAGCATCTACGCCAACGGGTGGAACGAGCGCATCCTGACGTTCCCGCTGGTGGTCGGGGTGGACCTCCGGACCGCGCACCTCACGATCAGCCCCGAGATTCGCTACGGCATCCTCGGCTCGTCCAGCTCGAACCTGTACCTGCCCGGTGCGGGAACGGCGATGCAGGACAACGCCCCGACGATGAAGGGGATCTTCGTGAGCATCAGCTGGCGCTAGGGGGCCCGGGGGCCGGGATCTCCGCTACGGATTCTGGACCGCCACCGGCGCGCTGCGATTGATGGTCGAGCCGTCGCCGAGCTGGCCCCGATCGTTCCACCCCCAGCAGAACGCGGCGCCCGCCGGCGTCACGCCGCAGGTGTGGTGGTCCCGCGCCGCGAGGCTCGCGAAGACCCGACTGCCGGCCACCTTCTCCGGCGTGAGGCGCCCCCGGCTCGAGCCGGTGCCCAGCTGCCCGAAGTCGTTCCCGCCCCAGCACCACGCCACGCCGCCGAGTGCGACGCCGCACGTGTGCTGGTCGCCCGCCGCGAGACTCGCGAACCGGTTCCGCCCGTCCACGGCCACCGGCGCCGCCCGATCTCCGGTCGAGCCATCGCCCAACTGACCCGAGGTGTTGTCGCCCCAGCAGTACGCGGCCCCCGCCGCCGTGAGTCCGCAGGTGTGGCCTCCGGCCGCGGCGAGGCTCGCGAACGCGATGCCGCCCGCGACGGCCACCGGCGCACCGCGATTCGCGGTCGAGCCGTCGCCCAGCTGGCCGAAGTAGTTCCAGCCCCAGCAGTACGCGGCCCCGGCCTTGGTCAGGCCGCAGGTGTGGGAGTCGCCGGCGACGAGGCTCGCGAACCTCGCGCTCCCCGCCACGGCCACCGGCGAGTCGCGGCTCACGGTGGAGCCGTCGCCCAGCTCGCCGTGGGCGTTGGCGCCCCAGCAGTAGGCGGCCCCGTCGCCGGTCAGGCCGCAGGTGTGACGGCTTCCGGCCGCGAGGCTCGTGAACCTGAGGCCGCCGGCCACCGCCTGCGGCCCGCGGCGATCCACGTGCGCGCCGTCGCCCAGCTCGCCGACGCTGTCCTGGCCCCAGCACCAGGCGGCGCCGTCGCCGGTCAGGGCGCAGCTGTGACCCTGGCCGGCCGTCAGCGCCGTGAACGCGAGGCCGCCCGCCACCACCACGGGCGCCGGGCGCCGGGCCATCGAGTCGCCGCCCAGCTCGCCGTGATCGTTCGCACCCCAGCAGTAGGCGATGCCGTCGCCCGACAGGCCGCACTCGTGACCGGCACCGGCGGCCAGGAACCTCCAGCCCGGCCACGCCGCCGACACGACGTTGAACGACGCGCTGCTCGCCGGCGCCAGCGCCGCGGCGCCGGCCGTGATGGTGTATCCGGCGCCGCCGCTGTCCACGCCGAGCCCGGTGAACACGGCCACGCCCGAGACGGCGGCCACGCGGGTGGTGCCCGAGAGCCGCGCGCCGCCCCTGCCCGTCCCGGCCGTGATCTGCACCGTCACCGAGTCGCCGAAGGCAGTCGCCACGTTGCCCGGCGCGTCCAGCGCGGTCACGACCGCCCGGAACGGCGCGCCCGTCTTCACGGTCGCCGGCTCGACCGCGACGGCCAGGCGGCTCGCCGCGCCCGGCGTCACGTCGAACGAGACGGTGGAGGCGCTCGCCATGTTCGCGGCCGACGCCGTGAGGCCGTAGTCGGTGCCGACGCTGTCGAGGCTGAGGCCCGTGAAGACGGCGACGCCCGTGTCCGCGGCGACGCTCGCGTTCCCGGACAGGTGGGCGCCGATCCTCCCGGTGCCGGCCGCGATGGCCACGGTCACCGTGTCGTGGAAGCGCTTCTCCGTGCGGCCGTGGGCGTCGCGGGCCGTCACCACGACCCGGAAGCCCCTGCCCGCCGTCGTCGCGCGCGCGGGCTCGGCGGTGAAGGCGAGGTTCTCCTCGAGCTGGACGCGCAGCCACGCGGCCTCGTCGCCGCGCGCGTTGGGATTGGTGACGGCGAGGACCCGCTCGACCGGAATCGCCGTGCGGCCGAGCGAGTCGGCGGCCGTCACGCGCAGCGCGTAGCGGCCGGTCGGCACCAGCAGCCCGTCGCGGGCGCGCAGGTTCCAGGCGGCCGCTCCCACCGAGTCCACCATCTCGGTGTTGCTCCACACCGGGGTCGCCGGCGTGTCGGCGCGCGCGACCGCCACCACCACGCGCGAGCGGAAGGTGGGCCTGGTCGCGACCTGCAGCCGGCCGGCCGGCGCCAGCAGGACCGTGTCGTACGGGACGGCGACGTCCACGGCCAGGGGCGGCGGCCCCGCCGGCACCGCGACGGCCGCCCGCTCGGCGTTGAACACCTGCGCCAGGTCGTCGGGCTCGAGAAAGACGAGGCTGTCCACCCGCTCCGCGGGGTTGAGCTGCAGGGCGCTGCGGAACGCCTGGCGCGCGGCGGTCGGGTTCCTGGCGCTCAGCTGCGCGATCCCGTAGAGCACGTACGCCCGCACCCGCTCGGCGCTCGTCGCGCCGGAGCCCTGCGCCAGCGCGCGCGCGAGGAGGACGGAGGCCGAATCGGTGTTGAAGTCGTCGAACTGCGCGCGGGCCGCCCCGATCAGCGCGGCGACGGTGCCCTGCGCGGCGAGCCGGGGCGCCGCGGCGAGGGCGAGCAGCAGCAGCCCGACCGCACGCCTCACCGCCGCACCAGGTCGATGTAGTGGAGCACCTTGTGCTCGCCGGGAGCCACCGTCACCGTCGTGTCCTGCCCCCACCACATCCCGGTCGGCTCCTGCACCTGGAAGCGCAGCCGCACCGTCCCGGCGGGCACCTCGAGGTTCACGAGGCGCGAGCCCCTCGCGACGTCGTTGACGAAGATGGTGGAAGCCGGTCGCGTGCCCACCGAGATGAACCCGGTGGCCGGCACGGCGGGCGCGAGCGTCTCGGCCGCCGGGCGGCGCACGACCGGGGGCGCGGCCGCCGTGGGCTGACCCTGGGCCGGGGCCGACGGCGGCCGGCTCGGCGGGACGGCCGGCTGCGGGTGCGCCGCCGGCTTCGCGGCGGGCGGGGCCGCCTGGCGCTTGCGCTGTGGCTCGGGGGCGGCGGGCGGTGCGTGGCCGCCGCGCGTCGTGGCCGGTGGCGCCGTCACCACCGGCTGCGGTGACCGCCCCGCGCCCGCGGCCGGCGCGCGCGTCGCCCCGGCCGGCGGCGCCGGCTCCGCCGCGCGGGTGATGATGGACCCGTCCGGGCGCGGCGGCCACGACAGCGTCCAGCCGCCGGGCACGTTGAGGGCGACGGCCACCGCGGCGACCAGGACCACGGCGGCCGCCGCGTCCACGATCAGCCTGGTGCGCCGGCTGCGTCTCGCCGCCGCCAGCGCGCCGGCGGACGGCGGCGCTTTCGTTCCCGGCGGCCTGACCGTCCGCGCGACGGCCGTGTAGCCCTCCGCCTCCGACTTCAGCATCCGCGCGAATTCCGCCACCGACGGGAAGCGCTGCTCCGGCGCCTTCGCCAGGCCGCGCTCCACGGTGTCGATGACGCCGGCCGGCAGGTGCGGCCGGAGGAAGCCGAGCGGCGGCACGGGGTCGGCCACGTGCTTGTGCACGATCTCCACGGCCGACTCGCCGGTGAACGGCAGGTGCCCGCCCAGCATCTGGTAGGTCATCACCGCGAGCGAGTACTGGTCGGCGGCAGGGCCGACCCTCATGCCCTTGCACTGCTCGGGGCTCATGTAGTAGGGCGTGCCGATGACCGACCCCGACGCGGTGAGCGTGTTGGCATCG
This is a stretch of genomic DNA from Gemmatimonadales bacterium. It encodes these proteins:
- a CDS encoding protein kinase codes for the protein MSGDSHAHAPDATIAVDQDPQLFARLQSELGSEYVLERELGRGGMAVVYLGRDAHLGRRVAVKVLPPELTYGGGGSIIERFKREAQTAAKLDHPNIIPVYRVAPGGTLFWYVMKYLDGEPLDRILERERQLSLERTVDIVAQVAEALDYAHQNRVVHRDVKPANVVVDAKGRVTVTDFGIAKALDANTLTASGSVIGTPYYMSPEQCKGMRVGPAADQYSLAVMTYQMLGGHLPFTGESAVEIVHKHVADPVPPLGFLRPHLPAGVIDTVERGLAKAPEQRFPSVAEFARMLKSEAEGYTAVARTVRPPGTKAPPSAGALAAARRSRRTRLIVDAAAAVVLVAAVAVALNVPGGWTLSWPPRPDGSIITRAAEPAPPAGATRAPAAGAGRSPQPVVTAPPATTRGGHAPPAAPEPQRKRQAAPPAAKPAAHPQPAVPPSRPPSAPAQGQPTAAAPPVVRRPAAETLAPAVPATGFISVGTRPASTIFVNDVARGSRLVNLEVPAGTVRLRFQVQEPTGMWWGQDTTVTVAPGEHKVLHYIDLVRR